One window from the genome of Bdellovibrio sp. NC01 encodes:
- a CDS encoding pitrilysin family protein, whose protein sequence is MKKIVVALSLPFILSGVTACSTSGNKTQKLENGYVSKASGSFKLQPFKETTLDNGLKVIFVRDNTLPRVSLTLLVKTGTMQEPASQAGLNALTAYLLEQGTQSKDASTIADDFGQMGSNLDISPGADVTTIYSDSLTSSSETLLNLVADVAMNPAFKDGEIARMRSQVLAGLKKKIDNPSSFTDDKMDEFLYGEHPYARDTNGTPEAVKSITKQDIIKHYLTFYRPNNATLAVVGQYGDDFEKKVQEIFGKWTKRTIPATTVAEAPAIDKLQVRVITKKGLQQTQIRLAQVGIARPDADFLSLRLGNEILGGGFASRLNQHVRDDLGLTYSIYSGFDARKDKGSFDISTFTKNETAGKTFEETLKVVGDYLAKGADDREINAGKSQLVGQFPRAIETADRLAYNLLVLDFYGISFDYLTDYNKNVDNLSTKKVNEAIRRHIDPTKFKVIIYGNESIIPQFQKYNPEVIKM, encoded by the coding sequence ATGAAGAAGATTGTTGTAGCACTTTCCCTTCCATTTATTTTGTCAGGTGTGACAGCGTGTTCAACTTCTGGCAATAAAACTCAGAAGCTTGAAAACGGTTACGTTAGTAAAGCGAGCGGTTCATTTAAGTTGCAACCGTTCAAAGAAACGACTTTGGATAACGGTCTTAAAGTTATTTTCGTTCGCGACAACACTTTGCCGCGTGTCAGTCTGACGTTGTTGGTTAAAACCGGTACAATGCAAGAACCGGCTTCTCAAGCAGGTTTGAATGCTTTGACGGCTTATCTTTTAGAACAAGGCACTCAATCTAAAGACGCCAGCACGATTGCTGATGATTTTGGACAAATGGGTTCGAACTTGGATATCTCTCCGGGTGCGGATGTGACGACTATTTATTCAGACTCTTTGACTTCGTCGTCAGAGACTTTGTTAAACCTGGTTGCTGACGTTGCGATGAATCCGGCATTTAAAGATGGCGAAATTGCACGTATGCGTTCGCAAGTGTTGGCAGGTCTTAAAAAGAAGATCGACAATCCTTCGTCATTCACAGACGACAAAATGGACGAATTCTTGTACGGCGAGCATCCTTATGCGCGTGATACCAACGGGACTCCAGAAGCAGTCAAATCAATCACCAAACAAGACATCATTAAGCACTATTTGACGTTCTATCGTCCAAACAACGCAACGTTGGCAGTTGTTGGTCAATACGGCGATGATTTTGAAAAGAAAGTGCAAGAGATCTTTGGTAAATGGACGAAACGTACAATTCCGGCGACGACAGTAGCGGAAGCTCCTGCAATTGATAAATTGCAAGTGCGCGTGATCACGAAGAAGGGTTTGCAACAAACGCAAATTCGCCTGGCTCAAGTGGGCATTGCTCGTCCAGATGCAGATTTCTTATCTTTGCGTTTGGGCAACGAAATCTTGGGTGGCGGTTTCGCCAGTCGTTTGAATCAACACGTTCGTGACGACTTGGGGCTGACTTATTCTATTTACTCGGGCTTCGATGCACGTAAAGACAAGGGCAGCTTCGATATTTCGACGTTCACTAAGAACGAAACAGCAGGTAAAACATTCGAAGAAACATTAAAAGTCGTCGGTGATTATTTGGCAAAAGGTGCTGACGATCGCGAAATCAACGCCGGGAAAAGCCAATTGGTAGGGCAATTCCCACGCGCTATCGAAACTGCGGATCGCTTGGCTTATAACTTGTTGGTTCTTGATTTCTACGGAATCTCTTTCGATTACCTGACAGACTACAACAAGAACGTTGATAATCTTTCAACGAAGAAAGTGAATGAAGCAATTCGCAGACATATCGATCCGACGAAGTTCAAAGTGATCATCTACGGAAACGAATCGATCATTCCACAGTTCCAAAAATACAACCCCGAAGTCATTAAGATGTAG
- a CDS encoding LysR family transcriptional regulator: protein MKNLYQLTTFVTVIAEGSMTAAADKLYLTQPAVSQQIRNLEEDLGVELLVRGVRQIKATPQGEVLYEYAKKIIHLTQQAEIAIKSIGNQMKGHLRIGTLNSIGLQLMSPIVGRLMRHNPDLMLKVEYDTGEELIKAFKKSAYDIIILPDVKSEFNSELENCEQKFLLKEEMWLVGSSKDEKMPNQIQAKDLGAFPLVNFTEEFPRFNQLLAEKIVGSSAHAIFESSNVGTLKRVIESGLGWGFLPAHSIKKQVRSGRLNRVYVKDLQYELDLMFYYKKNSESKALVEVFFQTLSQQEKA, encoded by the coding sequence GTGAAGAATCTTTATCAGCTAACAACCTTTGTGACGGTCATTGCCGAAGGAAGTATGACAGCTGCCGCAGATAAACTTTATCTGACTCAACCGGCAGTCAGCCAGCAGATCCGCAATCTAGAGGAAGATCTAGGCGTCGAATTGTTAGTTCGTGGTGTACGCCAAATTAAAGCAACACCGCAAGGTGAAGTTCTTTACGAGTACGCGAAAAAGATTATTCATCTGACTCAACAAGCAGAGATCGCGATCAAGTCTATCGGCAATCAAATGAAGGGACATCTTCGCATCGGCACTTTGAACTCAATCGGTTTGCAGCTGATGAGTCCGATCGTAGGCCGTTTGATGAGACATAATCCCGATTTGATGTTGAAAGTAGAATACGACACAGGCGAAGAGTTGATCAAAGCCTTCAAAAAGTCAGCTTACGACATCATTATCCTTCCTGACGTAAAATCAGAATTCAATTCTGAGCTAGAAAACTGCGAGCAAAAATTTCTTTTAAAAGAAGAGATGTGGTTGGTCGGTTCTAGCAAGGACGAAAAAATGCCAAACCAAATCCAAGCAAAAGATTTGGGCGCATTCCCCTTGGTAAACTTCACAGAAGAATTCCCGCGCTTTAACCAATTGCTTGCGGAAAAAATCGTTGGCAGTAGTGCGCATGCGATTTTTGAATCTTCAAACGTTGGTACCTTGAAACGCGTGATCGAATCTGGATTAGGTTGGGGCTTCTTGCCAGCGCACTCAATTAAGAAACAAGTTCGTTCGGGCCGTTTGAATCGCGTGTACGTCAAAGACCTTCAGTACGAATTGGATTTGATGTTCTATTATAAGAAGAATTCTGAATCTAAGGCATTGGTCGAAGTCTTCTTCCAAACTTTATCCCAACAAGAAAAAGCCTAG